AGCACTGGAAGAGGAAGATGTGACTAGAAGTCAGGATAACCATTGTAAAATTGCCAAAAAACAAATAGTTCATCTGATGTCTCTATGTTATAGAGCAGAACCAATTTGAAGCTACAAATAAAGAAGTCTGAGCAAAACTGCACAACCAACAAGTGATGTGATGTACAATGAGAGGTTCGAAGATTTCTCCCGGGGATTATACTCTTAGTTGGACTGTTTAAATACccataacaaatattttaggcAATGtaactgtaaatattttctatttattagCAACATGTTCGCGACTTTGCTAGATCATGATTGtgacaataaaaatgtttttgctaAAATTGTTTGTACATGTACTAAATACAGGTACTTTAGTTATAAAACGCCGGCAGATTCGTAGTGTAATGATCATAGGCGgagaacttttaaaatgccaGGGTATGCCAAATATTTGCGTCATAGtaccaataatattttagccaccaacaacaacaacaaaatgcaCTGTTGGCAAACTGTTTGTGTCTTTTAAGCTATATTTCAAGCTATAGAATCGTCCgtgcagttttaaaacaaaagaaataaagtaattCCCGCCGATCGCTATTAGACAACGAGCCTAAAATACTGAGACGCCAtccaatataaatataacatcacGAAAGTTTTGTGCTGCTGTTGAACATTAgaagtcattttttttataaatcttgtgTTTGTGGGGTCTTTGTATAAAACGTTTGTAAATCGCTTTATTAAAAACGCTTGTAaatcgtttttattaaaacgtttgtatatcgtattattaaaaacgtttgtaaaACGTTTTTATGTGTTTGCCAATATAGGCTTTGCCTGTTTCGTGGGTTAACCATTACGTTTGATTTAACTTTCACGAGAGGAGTGAGTTCTGTAATATACGCAGGACATTTNNNNNNNNNNNNNNNNNNNNNNNNNNNNNNNNNNNNNNNNNNNNNNNNNNGTGTTCACGTGAATTTGGGTTAAGCAGTCTCCACCGTGAACGTAGATTCGTAGAACATTCAGTTTGTTATCTCCTGGAATGCTGATAGTGAACGCGTCAATtggcattgtgacgtcaataaTCGACCCATTAaatgctattatgacgcaaataatcaaagtGTGAATCGCCACTATATCGTAACAAAGCATTATGCGTGGTTGAGGAAAACTTTGGTAAAGATCGACTTTATTCCTTCAAGAATGTATTAACAACTGTAGGCTTAACGATACGCCGATACTGATAAACGACCCTGATAACGCAGTATGTAAATATGACGACAGGTTTTAGACCGACCCCTTTTTTGGGTTCTGGCTACATGACAACCTCCTATACATGACGTCGAAACTAGAGTAAACCGTGATATAAGTATATGATGTTTTATTGTGACGGCAATTTTGGACGGCGGGGTAATTCTATTGAAAATCCGGTGGGGTACTTGAAATGCGTTTACTAGAcatgttgaaatatttattaaatcaaacattgagccgaatttattttaaccttgTAAAAAATCTGAAACTACCAAGAACCGAatgttgttacgtcacagacacAAATGCTTAAGTTGCCAGGCAACCGAAACGTACCTTGACTGACGTCTCCGTTAAAACTGCGGTCTggaacatttataaatgttagatttttattattttaatagtttaatgAAAATATCAATGATCCTATCGAGTTATTCTAGTATTATCTGCGCGAATATGATCTATAAGTTTGCGTAAGAAAGGCAATAAACATGACGCACGCATTAAAATTCCAGGGCCTGCGGGAGTACCCTGGTATTTGTGAGGGCCTGCGCGCAGGCCTTGCAGGCCCGCATTCAGCGCCTATGGTAATGATCCACTTATTTGGCCATGATTGGAATACCCGGAAATTTATGAATACTCGGTAAACTCTCCTGGTGTGAGAAAATGAAAACGGGAAGGGTCTTGAGGCtcataattatttaataagtaAATGATGAAGTaagaacaaagaaaacaaaattgtagTTGCACAGTCTTTGCAGCAGAGGTGATAGGATCCCAGCGTTTAAACTGTCCAAAACATGTCCCCTGGTATGATTGCTGCTCATTGCAATTGTGTGGTGGTACTGGTAGTAGGGTATGTTGAGTTCAGAATCAGATATATACTTACTTATTTGAGATACAacaagtatatattttttgttttcagacTTGACGAATCATGTTCCCATGTGGGtgcagttatttttaaaacagcagtACGCCATGTAGTTTCCCACCATACCTCCTTCAGTTTCCTACCATCCCTCCTCCCATAGAGTTTAAGcaagtaaattatttttccctaCATTTTGCTCCTTTGCCTCCTTTTAGTAACAGTACTTTTCTTTCATTTCTCCTCCTCCTTTTGCTTCCTTTAGTATTCAGTTTCCCTCCATTCCTCCTTAGTGTTGTCCGCTATAAGCACCTTTTATCTCTATATATGATATACACCTGTACTGTATCAGCCAATACCTGTAATAAAGTGATCCTCGCAAATATAGGTGTGTCTATGTTGGATTCCAGTccgatatatattttgccttcCATTTAGGCGTTTACCAGCAACGACCCACTTCTTTCTACGCAATAGATCcgctttgaaaaaaattaaacaagcttttttttgttgttaatgtgAAAGCTTATGACAGTCTATTGCTACACAGCTTggcgtttttttattttatcaactcTATAACCCTATTTATCTTACAATCCCGTATACCCTGTATACTGTACACTGCGTTGTACGGGTTTTCTAAGGCTGCAGCAAAAcagtcattatgacgtcacaatatatcGGTGACCCAACCCGGATCAGAGAATATTtctgttcattttttaattaattggcgtgcgtgggacaaattatggcgagcataaacaaaagtttgtaaaaaaaatcgctTGTGCACCTGCCATATTCTGCAGAGGTAaccctttagctggtggccacctgaaattttggtttcaaaatgttccttaggtttCACTGATGCCCactgtataacttttttttgaaaaaacttggGCATTCATGTcgaaaaataactttgaaaatgcgcaaAGACATGCTctgtcaccgtaattcgtctgatttgcttaggttaatgatttattacgtcacaaatccGTGTGTGAatgcctactatttcgtaacaaacagtctacctggctaagaaaaacatggtaaacATAAGGATAAACTACAACGCAAAACTAACCCGaatgcttaaaaataaaaaaaactcgtTTTGATAGATTTGAATCACCTTGGCGCAACCCATTTGTCAACCCTGTGCGACCCATGTTTGGGTTGCGACCCATACTTTGGGAACCACTAAcctaaaacattaattacatTATTAGAAAATGTGAAAATCTGTTTTTGATTCTTGGTtacctttaaaattaataaatcattaattaaattagaataatttacatacataACTTAATTCATTTTATCACAAAGTTAACATTGgttaagaaagaaaaaaacaaaaaaaaacacagttgtttttttaactccacagttgttttttttttacttccaTAAGGCGATTTGGGggtaaaaacaacaagagaAAACAGTATGAGCCAAACAAATGTCTTTTCCACCCACAAAAGCTATTTGCGgtgaaaatgatttttagCGGGCTAGCGGGGTTGTCCTTTCTTACCCCAAGTACCCCATTGTTGTTTAtaaccccactttactatatgtGTTATAGTTTTCGTCTTTTTGCCATTAAGTAAAGAATTGGAACAATTGCCATGAATACCTTATAGTTCGCTATGCTTATAGTGCATACATGCTTAAACCGCGGCGCAATACTCTTCTGACTTGGTGATTGGCATAAGACTGCCTGACAGCTTAAGCGTTTTTAAACCCTGCAAACGTAAAGGTTAAACGATGAtgcacaaaaaaatcaaactacgacgcacataaaggttaaactacgaACCACGTAAACAATAAGTACCTTGCACCATGCATGATGCACATAAAGGTTAAGTGAGCACGTCCTTTTCATGAAACATTTGTATACCTATACTATATCGCTATATGAGTAAAATCGAAATAGATGCTCCTGCTTTATAACTATagattcttatttttttgtagtaaaacAGCCTAAAAAGCCAAAGAAGCGATCATCGGTTGAATATGAAAGAGAGGAATCGGATTATGAAGAGGATGAACagtaagttaaaatttttacacttTGTTGTAAATCTATTTTGATCAAGTAGTTTATATCCatacatattaaaatttaatgtgccaggaaattttacaaaagaaattaATGACAAGAAAATGCCTTTAGGCCAGAGGTTGtggaaatatttatgtttgaaCATAGAAATAGCTCCAACCAATAGACTCTTAGTGAACTGTCCAAAATCCAAATATTGGCATacgaacaaaaaaattcacacTGCgacgcaaagttacatacatagttaCTTAGCAACTCAAAAGCgggcacaatgtgtatgaaacggtACACCATTGTTATACCCACCAGAATAATTGAGGGAAAGCTAGGGGGTTCCCcctttaaaacaatgaaaaaaagttttttaattaaattatgtaTATCCTAGTCTTGTGGGATGAAAAAAGACAAAAGTCCCCTCAAAAtataacagttgttttttGCTCCTTTCCATATGGCAAATTTccggtaaaaaacaaaattatatgaGCAGAAATCTACATCAATTTAATTTACAGCAAATAACtgcatttatgttttttaccaTAAAAGGCCCTATCACAATAAAAAGTTTCCAAAACCGGCtaacaaaaatttatgttattttttgtttgatttggtGTTTTATTGGAAAAAACACCTCTGTGTATGAAAGTTGAAATACAACATAGGCCAagccaaataaatgtattttttattgaccTACAATTGGCTACAAAACCTGTtgcaataaacattttttcagtaGAATAGGGGGGTTATCCCTTCACCCCAAGTACCCCCAAAAATCATTTGGGGGCAATCACCCTTcacagagccatagaaataccgagtagtccaacccattgttacgtaaaacacaaattgaacggcaatttgggtccaaaataacacagtaggtatagggaaaatgtatgtttttcggtaaattacagaaaaacttgggcctaaaaacaaatttaacggttgaaaaatgtaaaaaaacatgtgttatttgttttctgtgtcaaaaaaagtcaaaaattagaattagaagcggttgatttgcgacattttagtcatttaatgcggctaaatttatacattttttctaaaaaatgtttggtaaggtaaatagaagctgttttacaccttccctcaataggaaaacacaaacaaaacttaacaagttcgtttaaaccctttgtcaaagtcaccacttttgctctattttggacacacatagacggcagttggactactcggtgtttatacgactctgacCCTTCACCAGTGCATGTTTGGCAATTGGGCAACACTATACCTCTCATTTTAACAAGGGCCAATGTTTATTCTAGACCTGTTGCATCTATTCTCAATCAGTTTGGTTCTGATATAAAAAAGAGTATCAGTTCAAAGCGTAGAAAGTTGGAAGCTTTTACAAAACAGTGTTGTGCAGCCAGGGAGAAGTTGGATAGTGTATTGGAAAATCAGGTTTAAACtttcaaatatgttttacaggGTGTGTTCGGACCTGTGGATAAGAGATTAACCAGGAAAGCAGACTTGATTATTTGAGTTCTGCATTATTTTAAGACCTACATCCCAATTTAATCCTCTTTTTGTCTGCTTTGATTCAAATTGTATATCGAGAATTGACTGAATGGTTATTCAGCTCATATGAAGTATTAAGGAtgaagatttttaaatattacataaaaatgttttgttttcagaAAAAAGATCGTTCTACTTTAAATGAGGAATATAAGAAGCAGATATCATCTGTTATTAACCAATGGGAGACAGATATTGATAAAGCAAAAGAGAATGAAGAAAAACTAAATGTTAGACCAAACTAAATTGTTAATTCCTTAAATTATTCAgcagttaattgtttatttcttcATAGAATCTTCTTACTCAGCAAATGAAACTGATAACACAAGTGAGAGTTGTTCAAACACAGAGGTTCAAGTCAATTAAACAGCTACATGATCAGTAcataaaaaggcaaatataatataatcagtcattacattgtatatacagaAGCCCAAGCTAGAAATAATTAAGCTTTGTggataaaagttaataaaaacagttagtATATGAATTGTAGTAGTTCAGTTAGTAAAAAGTGAAGTAAATATTCAAAAGAAACAGGAACCAGTTGGTttataagttgttttattgtagTAGACTAACAGTATTTATAATTTGAAGCAGTGTTGGCACGGTTAATGAAACCCACTCTCAACAACATAAGGATGTCAATAAGGAAATAGACAAGGAGTTGTCCAACttgcagaaaaaatatttattggaATCGGTAAGTATAAATATGTTCACAGTTGGGAAACATGTTTCTAAAAGGGATTTTTTTTCAGAGAAATCAAGAAATGGCAACAATGCGAAAATCTCTTCATTCCATGCTATATCAGTGATTAGTTAGGATTTATAGGATACgagttaaacaaatatttgcgtTATTGACTTGTTTTTCTCGATGTACAGAGGTTTCACTGCCataattttgtataaatttatgtggttctgtttcttttttggcgttttacttaaatatacGACAATGTAAACATGCTTAGGTTGCAGGGATCTGTTATTCGTATATACAACAAATCGCAGcaaatgtgtaaaataaaatttaattttgaaaaacagGGTTCATATTATACTGAATAATCAAATCGGTTATAAAAGCGTATGTCAACCTTATAGATAAAAATTACCTGTAAACTTACATGAAGTAGGGtcggggaaaatgggacacctctcATTCTGTgctcactaatgggttgtcaaaattatcatctatacataaacaaaatccccccaaaataatcactcacaaactaacatacatggtaactcgtaagcttgcacgaggtgtatgaacatcagTGTTGTAAGGACTGACGTCTTCtcgctacgcgaggataaagttacattcattcattgcagGGCACGAGTGTATGAAATTGAGCAACCATGTTGCCTTGCGACGTCGcgcaataaaaagtaaattaaacataaaaagtacAGTATTGCGCTGTTggaataataaacattttggtAAAAGATAAGACATCACAGTAATACAGAACTGTTAGTCCCTTATATTCGCTATGATTTACAACACGCTGGTCGTCTGGAGGGCTTACTAGTGTCTAGTTTTATAGTTGTCTTAGGTCGATCCGATTTCTCTTCTTTCTTGAAGTGCTGTTGTTATTAAATTTCAGTTAACTCTTATATAAGTGTTTCTCTTAAATAGTTTACCTTTTCTACGATTTTCTCTAGTATACGCATAAATGCAATGTCTACGTTGGTGCAATCTTTTGCGCTCGTTTCACTGAACTCCATGCCGTGCTCTTTTGCCAACTGTCAAGAAacttttagaaaatataatttcctGTTTTATTATGAATAATATTCAACACGCACCTTTTCCCCTGCCATCTTGGTCACAACTCGTTGATCTTCCAAGTCGCATTTATTTCCAACTAACAAAGCTTGAACATCATCGCCAGCCCACtgataacatttaaaatcattaaatgAGCAATGCAAACAATCAAATAAGGTGGTATGTGTACTGCATCTCGTTTGGCAAAGCTACGTGGGCTTAGTTAGTCTACTAATTATCCTTTATTTGTACAAGGTTTACTCACGCGATTGAAATTTATGACCCAGTTGTTGACGTGGGagaatgattttaaacttgtgatgtcatacactATAATGACGCCTTTTGCGCCTCTGTAATAAGCTGTGGTGATCGATCGGAAGCGTTCCTGTCCAGCCGTGTCCCTATAAATCACGTCACGCatcagtaaaaaaaataagaatgttCGTATGTAAAACAAGTCTTAGACTCTTACCAAATTTGAactttaatcattttttcttTCACTTTTATTGTTCGAACTTTAAAGTCTATACCTGAGAATGCATAAAAGCTTACAACTTACAATATATGAACCAACGCTTTAGTTTTATCACAACACGCAGCTTACCTATCGTAGCTACAAAGTTAAAACTGAACTCGTTGTCCGTGAACCTTCGCATGACGGAAGTTTTACCTACACCAGAGTCGCCGATTACAACTAGTTTGCATTGCCAGTCCGCTCGTGGTATTTCTAAAGTCGTCATTGTAGACTTAAAAACAATGCAATCATTTCCGAGCTACATacgtatataaacaaaccttgAACAAGCTGCAAAGAAATGTACAGTGTGCAGGTAAAAGGTGTTTGTTGGCCCAACTAGTTACTGTAATACTACGTATCAGATATAACAAAACACCACATAAGCGCTCCGTGAAAATGGCTTCAATACAATAATTCTCCGTAAACAAATACGAACCGTAGCCATACACCATGACGTCCTTAACAAAAAAggttcagtttattttttcaaatctaTCGCTTATTATAACAACTTGAAACTCTATCTGTTTGATGCTTTGTAGGTAAAGTCTATTCTAGTCTATACTTCAAATACAAAGTTAACTATTACCAAGATACAAGTCTAATGCAATTGGGTTTCTGCTGCGTCTGGCatgcatttgtttaaatatttacgtaACGGCCGTGAATGGCTCGCGGTATTGGT
The DNA window shown above is from Ciona intestinalis chromosome 3, KH, whole genome shotgun sequence and carries:
- the LOC100183241 gene encoding ras-related protein Rab-10-like isoform X1, which translates into the protein MTTLEIPRADWQCKLVVIGDSGVGKTSVMRRFTDNEFSFNFVATIGIDFKVRTIKVKEKMIKVQIWDTAGQERFRSITTAYYRGAKGVIIVYDITSLKSFSHVNNWVINFNRWAGDDVQALLVGNKCDLEDQRVVTKMAGEKLAKEHGMEFSETSAKDCTNVDIAFMRILEKIVEKHFKKEEKSDRPKTTIKLDTSKPSRRPACCKS
- the LOC100183241 gene encoding ras-related protein Rab-10-like isoform X2 is translated as MRRFTDNEFSFNFVATIGIDFKVRTIKVKEKMIKVQIWDTAGQERFRSITTAYYRGAKGVIIVYDITSLKSFSHVNNWVINFNRWAGDDVQALLVGNKCDLEDQRVVTKMAGEKLAKEHGMEFSETSAKDCTNVDIAFMRILEKIVEKHFKKEEKSDRPKTTIKLDTSKPSRRPACCKS
- the LOC100187231 gene encoding synaptonemal complex protein 3-like — encoded protein: MPRKSKESKPTFEYEQDFMEGMESGSEPKEAIICEVKQPKKPKKRSSVEYEREESDYEEDEQPVASILNQFGSDIKKSISSKRRKLEAFTKQCCAAREKLDSVLENQKKDRSTLNEEYKKQISSVINQWETDIDKAKENEEKLNNLLTQQMKLITQVRVVQTQRFKSIKQLHDQYIKSVGTVNETHSQQHKDVNKEIDKELSNLQKKYLLESRNQEMATMRKSLHSMLYQ